From Camelina sativa cultivar DH55 chromosome 7, Cs, whole genome shotgun sequence, one genomic window encodes:
- the LOC104700264 gene encoding cysteine proteinase inhibitor 2-like, with amino-acid sequence MAAMSKVSLVLSLLGFLVIAVMTPSANALRKSLVLGGKSDVANVKANREIQELGRYCVEQFNQRDQSEEGNVESIAKTDTDMSNPLRFSRVVSAQKQVVAGTKYYLRIEVTQPNGSTKMFDSVVVIQPWLHSKQLLGFTPVVSPIY; translated from the exons ATGGCTGCAATGTCAAAGGTCTCTCTAGTATTGTCATTGTTAGGGTTTTTGGTGATCGCAGTCATGACTCCATCGGCGAACGCTTTAAGAAAGTCACTCGTTCTCGGAGGGAAGTCAGATGTTGCAAACGTTAAGGCCAACAGGGAAATTCAAGAACTTGGAAG GTATTGCGTGGAGCAATTCAACCAAAGGGATCAGAGCGAGGAGGGAAACGTAGAATCCATTGCAAAAACAGACACAGACATGTCGAATCCATTGAGGTTTAGCCGAGTTGTGTCGGCTCAGAAACAGGTCGTGGCTGGGACCAAATACTATCTAAGGATCGAAGTGACTCAACCCAATGGCTCCACCAAGATGTTTGACTCAGTTGTGGTTATTCAGCCATGGCTTCATTCTAAACAGTTGCTCGGTTTCACTCCTGTTGTTAGTCCTATCTACTAA
- the LOC104700265 gene encoding DNA repair protein RAD50 isoform X2 — protein MSTVDKMLIKGIRSFDPENKNVVTFFRPLTLIVGANGAGKTTIIECLKVSCTGELPPNARSGHSFIHDPKVAGETETKAQIKLRFKTAAGKDVVCIRSFQLTQKASKMEYKAIESVLQTINPHTGEKVCLSYRCADMDREIPALMGVSKAILENVIFVHQDESNWPLQDPSTLKKKFDDIFSATRYTKALEVIKKLHKDQAQEIKTFKLKLENLQTLKDAAYKLRESIAQDQERTESSKVQMLELETSIQKVDAEVHNKEMMLKDLRKLQDQVSRKTAERSTLFKEQQRQYAALPEENEDTIEELKEWKSKFEERIALLETKIRKMEREMDDTQTTISSLHNAKTNYMLEISKLQTEAEAHMLLKNERDSTIQNIFSRHNLGNVPSTPFSPEVVLSLTNRIKSRLGELEMDLLDKKKSNETALSTAWDCYMDANDRWKSIEAQKRAKDEIKMGISKRIEEKENERDTFEFEISSVDVKQTDEREKQVHLELERKTKQNSERGFESKIEQKQHDIYSIEHKIKTLNRERDVMAGDAEDRVKLSLRKTEQENLKKKNKKIIDECKDRIRVVLKGRLPPEKDMKKEIVQALRSIEREYSELSLKSREAEKEVNMLQMKIQEVNNSLFKHKKDTESRKRYIESKLQALKQESVTIDAYPKLLESAKEKRDEHKRKYNMATGMREMFEPFEEIARSRHLCPCCERTFTSDEEDSFVKKQRANASSTVGHLKMLAVESSNADSVFQQLDKLRAVFEEYSKLTSEVIPLAEKTLQEHTEELDQKSQALDDVLGISAQIKADKDAIEALVQPLENTDRIFQEIVSYQKQIEDLEYKLDFRGLGVKTMEEIQSELNSLQSSKDILHDELEKLRDEQIYMERDISCLQARWHAVREEKAKAANLLRDVTKAEEDLERLAEEKSQLDLDVKYLTEALGPLSKEKEQLLSDYNDMKVRRNQEYEELAEKKRNYQQEVEALLKASSKINEYHELKKGERLNDIQEKQRLSETQLQSCEARKNELAGELNRNKDLMRNQDQLRRNIEDNLNYRTTKAEVEKLTREIESLEEQILNIGGIPAVEAEMVKISRERERLLSELNRCRGTVSVYESSISKNRVELKQAQYKDIDKRHFDQLIQLKTTEMANKDLDRYYNALDKALMRFHTMKMEEINKIIRELWQQTYRGQDMDYIRIHSDSEGAGTRSYSYKVLMQTGDTELEMRGRCSAGQKVLASLIIRLALAETFCLNCGILALDEPTTNLDGPNSESLAGALLRIMEDRKGQENFQLIVITHDERFAQMIGQRQHAEKYYRVAKDDMQHSIIEAQEIFD, from the exons ATGAGTACGGTCGATAAAATGCTGATCAAGGGTATTAGAAGCTTCGACCCAGAAAATAAGAACGTCGTTACTTTCTTCAGACCTTTAACCCTAATCGTCGGAGCCAACGGTGCCGGCAAAACT ACGATTATAGAGTGCTTGAAGGTATCTTGTACAGGAGAGTTACCACCGAACGCGAGGTCTGGTCACAGCTTCATTCATGACCCTAAG GTTGCTGGGGAAACGGAGACAAAAGCACAAATTAAGCTGAGATTCAAGACAGCTGCAGGGAAGGATGTGGTTTGTATAAGGTCATTTCAATTGACACAGAAGGCTTCAAAGATGGAGTACAAGGCAATTGAGAGTGTGCTTCAAACCATTAATCCTCACACTGGAGAG AAAGTATGTCTCAGCTACAGATGCGCTGACATGGATAGGGAGATACCAGCTTTGATGGGTGTGTCCAAAGCTATTTTAGAAAACGTCATATTTGTGCATCAAGATGAGTCTAACTGGCCACTGCAAGATCCTTCTACTTTGAAAAAGAAGTTTGATGACATTTTCTCAGCTACCAG ATATACAAAGGCTCTGGAAGTTATTAAGAAACTTCACAAGGATCAAGCTCAggaaataaaaacttttaagttaaagTTGGAAAATCTGCAGACCTTGAAAGACGCAGCTTATAAG CTTCGTGAGAGCATTGCTCAAGATCAAGAAAGGACAGAGTCTTCTAAAGTTCAGATGTTGGAACTGGAAACCAGCATTCAGAAAGTCGATGCTGAAGTTCATAATAAGGAAATGATGTTAAAAGATCTGAGAAAGCTACAGGACCAAGTATCAAGAAAAACTGCCGAGAGGAGCACCTTGTTTAAGGAGCAGCAGAGACAGTATGCAGCATTACCTGAGGAAAATGAAG ATACCATTGAAGAATTGAAAGAATGGAAAAGCAAGTTTGAAGAAAGAATTGCTCTTTTGGAGACCAAAATACGAAAaatggagagagagatggatgaCACACAAACTACAATTTCTTCGCTTcacaatgcaaaaactaacTATATGCTGGAGATCAGCAAGCTACAAACAGAAGCTGAA GCTCATATGCTGCTGAAGAATGAAAGAGATTCTACCATCCAGAATATTTTTTCTCGTCACAATTTAGGAAATGTTCCTAGTACCCCCTTCAGTCCAGAGGTAGTTTTGAGTCTCACAAATCGAATAAAATCAAGACTGGGTGAACTTGAGATGGACTTGCTTGATAAGAAG AAATCAAATGAAACTGCTCTAAGTACAGCTTGGGATTGCTATATGGATGCTAATGACCGTTGGAAAAGCATCGAAGCTCAGAAACGAGCTAAAGATGAAATTAAG ATGGGCATATCAAAACGcatagaagagaaagaaaatgagcGTGATacatttgaatttgaaatttcctCCGTGGATGTTAAACAAACtgatgaaagagagaaacaagtg CATCTTGAGCTTGAGAGAAAGACTAAACAGAATTCTGAAAGGGGGTTTGAATCCAAAATTGAACAGAAACAGCATGATATATACAGCATagaacataaaattaaaacactGAATCGAGAAAGGGACGTTATGGCTGGTGATGCTGAGGATAGAGTGAAATTGTCTTTACGGAAGACGGAACAGGAGAAtcttaagaagaaaaacaaaaagat AATAGATGAGTGCAAAGATCGAATTAGAGTGGTGCTGAAGGGGAGATTGCCACCCGAGAAGGATATGAAGAAGGAAATAGTTCAAGCTCTGAG GTCAATTGAAAGGGAATATAGTGAGCTGAGTTTGAAATCCCGGGAAGCAGAAAAGGAGGTCAACATGTTGCAGATGAAGATACAAGAAGTAAACAATAGTCTATTCAAGCACAAGAAGGATACAGAAT CAAGGAAGAGATACATTGAGTCCAAGCTCCAGGCCTTAAAACAGGAATCAGTTACCATTGATGCTTATCCCAAATTGTTGGAGTCAGCTAAGGAGAAAAGAGATGAACATAAAAG AAAGTATAACATGGCAACTGGAATGCGCGAGATGTTTGAACCTTTTGAGGAGATAGCACGGTCACGTCATCTTTGTCCTTGCTGCGAGCGCACTTTTACATCTGACGAAGAGGATAGCTTTGTTAAGAAG CAAAGGGCAAATGCTTCAAGCACCGTGGGGCATCTTAAAATGTTAGCAGTGGAGTCTTCCAATGCTGACTCTGTATTTCAGCAGCTGGACAAACTACGGGCAGTTTTTGAAGAGTACTCGAAACTAACTAGTGAAGTTATTCCTCTCGCGGAGAAAACTTTGCAAGAGCATACAGAAGAGCTGGACCAAAAGTCTCAAGCTCTCGATGAT GTATTAGGAATCTCAGCCCAAATAAAAGCTGACAAAGACGCAATTGAAGCACTGGTGCAGCCCCTGGAAAATACTGATAGGATCTTTCAGGAAATCGTATCATACCAAAAGCAAATAGAAGATCTTGAATATAAGCTCGATTTCAGGGGTCTTGGGGTTAAAACTATGGAAGAAATCCAGTCAGAATTAAATAGCCTCCAAAGCAGCAA GGATATATTGCACGATGAGCTGGAGAAACTTAGAGATGAACAGATTTACATGGAACGTGATATATCATGCCTCCAGGCCAGATGGCATGCAGTAAGGGAGGAGAAGGCTAAGGCAGCCAATTTGTTACGCGACGTTACAAAGGCAGAAGAAGACCTAGAGCGTTTAGCCGAGGAGAAAAGTCAACTGGACCTTGACGTGAAG TATTTGACCGAGGCACTTGGCCCGTTGTCCAAGGAAAAGGAGCAGTTGCTGAGTGACTACAATGATATGAAGGTTAGACGTAATCAAGAGTATGAAGAACTGGctgagaaaaagagaaactacCAACAGGAAGTTGAGGCATTACTCAAGGCCAGTTCTAAGATAAATGA GTATCATGAATTGAAGAAAGGAGAGCGCTTAAATGATATTCAAGAGAAGCAGCGGTTATCCGAAACTCAGCTTCAGAGCTGTGAAGCTAGAAAGAATGAACTTGCAGGTGAACTGAACAGAAATAAAGACTTGATGCGGAATCAAGATCAACTGAGAAGAAATATAGAGGATAACTTGAACTACCGGACAACAAAAGCAGAAGTTGAGAAACTTACACGTGAAATTGAATCATTGGAAGAGCAAATACTGAATATTGGTGGGATTCCTGCAGTTGAAGCTGAAATGGTAAAGATATCACGGGAAAGGGAAAGACTTCTTTCAGAG CTGAACCGGTGTCGTGGAACAGTGTCTGTTTACGAGAGCAGTATTTCAAAAAACAGAGTAGAGCTAAAACAGGCACAATACAAGGACATAGATAAGCGGCACTTTGATCAACTGATCCAGCTAAAG ACAACTGAAATGGCAAATAAAGACTTGGATAGATACTACAATGCCCTTGACAA AGCACTAATGCGATTCCACACAATGAAAATGGAGGaaataaataagattataaGGGAACTGTGGCAGCAGACATACAGAGGTCAAGATATGGATTACATACGAATACACTCAGATTCCGAAGGTGCAGGCACCCGCTCTTACAGCTACAAG GTTCTTATGCAGACTGGTGATACAGAACTTGAAATGAGAGGAAGATGCAGCGCAGGTCAAAAG GTTCTTGCTTCATTGATAATAAGGTTGGCTTTAGCCGAGACATTTTGCTTAAACTGTGGAATATTAGCCCTTGACGAGCCAACTACAAACCTGGATGGGCCCAATTCAGAATCTCTTGCAGGAGCTCTTCTTAG GATCATGGAAGACAGGAAGGGCCAAGAGAATTTCCAACTCATAGTCATTACCCATGATGAACGCTTCGCTCAAATGATTGGCCAACGGCAACACGCTGAAAAGTATTACCGGGTCGCAAAAGATGATAT GCAACACAGCATAATCGAGGCTCAAGAGATCTTTGATTGA
- the LOC104700265 gene encoding DNA repair protein RAD50 isoform X1 codes for MSTVDKMLIKGIRSFDPENKNVVTFFRPLTLIVGANGAGKTTIIECLKVSCTGELPPNARSGHSFIHDPKVAGETETKAQIKLRFKTAAGKDVVCIRSFQLTQKASKMEYKAIESVLQTINPHTGEVALLFSYKVCLSYRCADMDREIPALMGVSKAILENVIFVHQDESNWPLQDPSTLKKKFDDIFSATRYTKALEVIKKLHKDQAQEIKTFKLKLENLQTLKDAAYKLRESIAQDQERTESSKVQMLELETSIQKVDAEVHNKEMMLKDLRKLQDQVSRKTAERSTLFKEQQRQYAALPEENEDTIEELKEWKSKFEERIALLETKIRKMEREMDDTQTTISSLHNAKTNYMLEISKLQTEAEAHMLLKNERDSTIQNIFSRHNLGNVPSTPFSPEVVLSLTNRIKSRLGELEMDLLDKKKSNETALSTAWDCYMDANDRWKSIEAQKRAKDEIKMGISKRIEEKENERDTFEFEISSVDVKQTDEREKQVHLELERKTKQNSERGFESKIEQKQHDIYSIEHKIKTLNRERDVMAGDAEDRVKLSLRKTEQENLKKKNKKIIDECKDRIRVVLKGRLPPEKDMKKEIVQALRSIEREYSELSLKSREAEKEVNMLQMKIQEVNNSLFKHKKDTESRKRYIESKLQALKQESVTIDAYPKLLESAKEKRDEHKRKYNMATGMREMFEPFEEIARSRHLCPCCERTFTSDEEDSFVKKQRANASSTVGHLKMLAVESSNADSVFQQLDKLRAVFEEYSKLTSEVIPLAEKTLQEHTEELDQKSQALDDVLGISAQIKADKDAIEALVQPLENTDRIFQEIVSYQKQIEDLEYKLDFRGLGVKTMEEIQSELNSLQSSKDILHDELEKLRDEQIYMERDISCLQARWHAVREEKAKAANLLRDVTKAEEDLERLAEEKSQLDLDVKYLTEALGPLSKEKEQLLSDYNDMKVRRNQEYEELAEKKRNYQQEVEALLKASSKINEYHELKKGERLNDIQEKQRLSETQLQSCEARKNELAGELNRNKDLMRNQDQLRRNIEDNLNYRTTKAEVEKLTREIESLEEQILNIGGIPAVEAEMVKISRERERLLSELNRCRGTVSVYESSISKNRVELKQAQYKDIDKRHFDQLIQLKTTEMANKDLDRYYNALDKALMRFHTMKMEEINKIIRELWQQTYRGQDMDYIRIHSDSEGAGTRSYSYKVLMQTGDTELEMRGRCSAGQKVLASLIIRLALAETFCLNCGILALDEPTTNLDGPNSESLAGALLRIMEDRKGQENFQLIVITHDERFAQMIGQRQHAEKYYRVAKDDMQHSIIEAQEIFD; via the exons ATGAGTACGGTCGATAAAATGCTGATCAAGGGTATTAGAAGCTTCGACCCAGAAAATAAGAACGTCGTTACTTTCTTCAGACCTTTAACCCTAATCGTCGGAGCCAACGGTGCCGGCAAAACT ACGATTATAGAGTGCTTGAAGGTATCTTGTACAGGAGAGTTACCACCGAACGCGAGGTCTGGTCACAGCTTCATTCATGACCCTAAG GTTGCTGGGGAAACGGAGACAAAAGCACAAATTAAGCTGAGATTCAAGACAGCTGCAGGGAAGGATGTGGTTTGTATAAGGTCATTTCAATTGACACAGAAGGCTTCAAAGATGGAGTACAAGGCAATTGAGAGTGTGCTTCAAACCATTAATCCTCACACTGGAGAGGTTGCACTTCTTTTTAGCTAT AAAGTATGTCTCAGCTACAGATGCGCTGACATGGATAGGGAGATACCAGCTTTGATGGGTGTGTCCAAAGCTATTTTAGAAAACGTCATATTTGTGCATCAAGATGAGTCTAACTGGCCACTGCAAGATCCTTCTACTTTGAAAAAGAAGTTTGATGACATTTTCTCAGCTACCAG ATATACAAAGGCTCTGGAAGTTATTAAGAAACTTCACAAGGATCAAGCTCAggaaataaaaacttttaagttaaagTTGGAAAATCTGCAGACCTTGAAAGACGCAGCTTATAAG CTTCGTGAGAGCATTGCTCAAGATCAAGAAAGGACAGAGTCTTCTAAAGTTCAGATGTTGGAACTGGAAACCAGCATTCAGAAAGTCGATGCTGAAGTTCATAATAAGGAAATGATGTTAAAAGATCTGAGAAAGCTACAGGACCAAGTATCAAGAAAAACTGCCGAGAGGAGCACCTTGTTTAAGGAGCAGCAGAGACAGTATGCAGCATTACCTGAGGAAAATGAAG ATACCATTGAAGAATTGAAAGAATGGAAAAGCAAGTTTGAAGAAAGAATTGCTCTTTTGGAGACCAAAATACGAAAaatggagagagagatggatgaCACACAAACTACAATTTCTTCGCTTcacaatgcaaaaactaacTATATGCTGGAGATCAGCAAGCTACAAACAGAAGCTGAA GCTCATATGCTGCTGAAGAATGAAAGAGATTCTACCATCCAGAATATTTTTTCTCGTCACAATTTAGGAAATGTTCCTAGTACCCCCTTCAGTCCAGAGGTAGTTTTGAGTCTCACAAATCGAATAAAATCAAGACTGGGTGAACTTGAGATGGACTTGCTTGATAAGAAG AAATCAAATGAAACTGCTCTAAGTACAGCTTGGGATTGCTATATGGATGCTAATGACCGTTGGAAAAGCATCGAAGCTCAGAAACGAGCTAAAGATGAAATTAAG ATGGGCATATCAAAACGcatagaagagaaagaaaatgagcGTGATacatttgaatttgaaatttcctCCGTGGATGTTAAACAAACtgatgaaagagagaaacaagtg CATCTTGAGCTTGAGAGAAAGACTAAACAGAATTCTGAAAGGGGGTTTGAATCCAAAATTGAACAGAAACAGCATGATATATACAGCATagaacataaaattaaaacactGAATCGAGAAAGGGACGTTATGGCTGGTGATGCTGAGGATAGAGTGAAATTGTCTTTACGGAAGACGGAACAGGAGAAtcttaagaagaaaaacaaaaagat AATAGATGAGTGCAAAGATCGAATTAGAGTGGTGCTGAAGGGGAGATTGCCACCCGAGAAGGATATGAAGAAGGAAATAGTTCAAGCTCTGAG GTCAATTGAAAGGGAATATAGTGAGCTGAGTTTGAAATCCCGGGAAGCAGAAAAGGAGGTCAACATGTTGCAGATGAAGATACAAGAAGTAAACAATAGTCTATTCAAGCACAAGAAGGATACAGAAT CAAGGAAGAGATACATTGAGTCCAAGCTCCAGGCCTTAAAACAGGAATCAGTTACCATTGATGCTTATCCCAAATTGTTGGAGTCAGCTAAGGAGAAAAGAGATGAACATAAAAG AAAGTATAACATGGCAACTGGAATGCGCGAGATGTTTGAACCTTTTGAGGAGATAGCACGGTCACGTCATCTTTGTCCTTGCTGCGAGCGCACTTTTACATCTGACGAAGAGGATAGCTTTGTTAAGAAG CAAAGGGCAAATGCTTCAAGCACCGTGGGGCATCTTAAAATGTTAGCAGTGGAGTCTTCCAATGCTGACTCTGTATTTCAGCAGCTGGACAAACTACGGGCAGTTTTTGAAGAGTACTCGAAACTAACTAGTGAAGTTATTCCTCTCGCGGAGAAAACTTTGCAAGAGCATACAGAAGAGCTGGACCAAAAGTCTCAAGCTCTCGATGAT GTATTAGGAATCTCAGCCCAAATAAAAGCTGACAAAGACGCAATTGAAGCACTGGTGCAGCCCCTGGAAAATACTGATAGGATCTTTCAGGAAATCGTATCATACCAAAAGCAAATAGAAGATCTTGAATATAAGCTCGATTTCAGGGGTCTTGGGGTTAAAACTATGGAAGAAATCCAGTCAGAATTAAATAGCCTCCAAAGCAGCAA GGATATATTGCACGATGAGCTGGAGAAACTTAGAGATGAACAGATTTACATGGAACGTGATATATCATGCCTCCAGGCCAGATGGCATGCAGTAAGGGAGGAGAAGGCTAAGGCAGCCAATTTGTTACGCGACGTTACAAAGGCAGAAGAAGACCTAGAGCGTTTAGCCGAGGAGAAAAGTCAACTGGACCTTGACGTGAAG TATTTGACCGAGGCACTTGGCCCGTTGTCCAAGGAAAAGGAGCAGTTGCTGAGTGACTACAATGATATGAAGGTTAGACGTAATCAAGAGTATGAAGAACTGGctgagaaaaagagaaactacCAACAGGAAGTTGAGGCATTACTCAAGGCCAGTTCTAAGATAAATGA GTATCATGAATTGAAGAAAGGAGAGCGCTTAAATGATATTCAAGAGAAGCAGCGGTTATCCGAAACTCAGCTTCAGAGCTGTGAAGCTAGAAAGAATGAACTTGCAGGTGAACTGAACAGAAATAAAGACTTGATGCGGAATCAAGATCAACTGAGAAGAAATATAGAGGATAACTTGAACTACCGGACAACAAAAGCAGAAGTTGAGAAACTTACACGTGAAATTGAATCATTGGAAGAGCAAATACTGAATATTGGTGGGATTCCTGCAGTTGAAGCTGAAATGGTAAAGATATCACGGGAAAGGGAAAGACTTCTTTCAGAG CTGAACCGGTGTCGTGGAACAGTGTCTGTTTACGAGAGCAGTATTTCAAAAAACAGAGTAGAGCTAAAACAGGCACAATACAAGGACATAGATAAGCGGCACTTTGATCAACTGATCCAGCTAAAG ACAACTGAAATGGCAAATAAAGACTTGGATAGATACTACAATGCCCTTGACAA AGCACTAATGCGATTCCACACAATGAAAATGGAGGaaataaataagattataaGGGAACTGTGGCAGCAGACATACAGAGGTCAAGATATGGATTACATACGAATACACTCAGATTCCGAAGGTGCAGGCACCCGCTCTTACAGCTACAAG GTTCTTATGCAGACTGGTGATACAGAACTTGAAATGAGAGGAAGATGCAGCGCAGGTCAAAAG GTTCTTGCTTCATTGATAATAAGGTTGGCTTTAGCCGAGACATTTTGCTTAAACTGTGGAATATTAGCCCTTGACGAGCCAACTACAAACCTGGATGGGCCCAATTCAGAATCTCTTGCAGGAGCTCTTCTTAG GATCATGGAAGACAGGAAGGGCCAAGAGAATTTCCAACTCATAGTCATTACCCATGATGAACGCTTCGCTCAAATGATTGGCCAACGGCAACACGCTGAAAAGTATTACCGGGTCGCAAAAGATGATAT GCAACACAGCATAATCGAGGCTCAAGAGATCTTTGATTGA